One region of Flavobacterium pisciphilum genomic DNA includes:
- the nadD gene encoding nicotinate (nicotinamide) nucleotide adenylyltransferase, translating into MKIGLYFGTFNPIHVGHLIIANHMAEHANLDQVWMVVTPHNPLKKKSTLLDDYHRLQMVHIATDSFEKIKPSDIEFKLSQPNYTVNTLIHLQERYPNHEFSLIMGEDNLKTLHKWKNYEVILQNYDIYVYPRISSEVENVELKNHPKVHLIDAPIVEISSTFIRNNIKEGKNIQPLLPEKVWEYIDHNNFYKK; encoded by the coding sequence ATGAAAATTGGTCTTTATTTCGGAACTTTCAATCCCATTCATGTTGGGCATCTTATTATTGCCAATCACATGGCAGAACATGCCAATTTAGACCAGGTTTGGATGGTGGTAACACCTCACAACCCGCTTAAAAAGAAGAGCACATTACTAGACGATTACCATCGCTTACAAATGGTTCATATTGCTACTGATAGTTTCGAAAAAATCAAACCTTCAGATATAGAGTTTAAACTCTCTCAGCCTAATTATACTGTAAATACGCTAATTCATTTGCAAGAAAGATATCCAAATCATGAATTTTCATTGATTATGGGGGAAGACAATTTGAAAACTCTTCACAAATGGAAAAATTATGAAGTGATTCTTCAAAATTATGATATTTATGTTTACCCTAGAATTTCATCTGAAGTAGAAAATGTAGAACTAAAAAACCATCCTAAAGTTCATTTAATAGATGCTCCAATCGTAGAAATATCTTCTACTTTTATTCGCAATAATATTAAAGAAGGAAAAAATATTCAACCCCTGTTACCTGAAAAAGTTTGGGAATATATTGACCATAATAATTTCTACAAGAAGTAA
- a CDS encoding DoxX family protein, translating into MIKLFQVKRNENSLSLILLIIRLSIATLMIFHGLPKLNTLLAGGEIQFPDPLGVGSTFSLCLAVFAEVVCSFFIAIGLGTRLAAIPLLITMLVAVFIIHGADPIDTKEMGILYLLFYLLLFVTGSGKFSVDNLITKKNRF; encoded by the coding sequence ATGATTAAATTATTTCAAGTCAAAAGAAACGAAAATAGCCTGAGTCTTATTCTTCTTATAATTCGATTATCAATTGCTACATTGATGATTTTTCATGGTTTACCAAAGTTAAACACACTTTTAGCTGGAGGTGAAATCCAATTTCCCGATCCTCTTGGAGTAGGAAGCACTTTCTCTTTATGTCTTGCTGTTTTTGCAGAAGTTGTATGTTCTTTCTTTATTGCAATAGGTTTAGGAACAAGATTAGCCGCAATACCATTACTAATAACAATGCTAGTAGCTGTATTTATTATTCATGGTGCTGACCCAATCGACACTAAAGAAATGGGAATACTATACCTATTGTTCTATTTACTCCTTTTTGTTACAGGAAGCGGTAAATTTTCGGTTGATAACCTGATCACTAAAAAGAATCGTTTTTAA
- the gmk gene encoding guanylate kinase: MKKGKLIVFSAPSGSGKTTIVRHLLSKEDLNLEFSISAASREPRGEEVNGTDYYFISLEQFKKHIKAEDFLEWEEVYRDNFYGTLKSEIERIWALGKNVIFDIDVSGGLRIKHKFPEQTLAVFVKPPSIDELKIRLKKRSTESEDKINMRIAKASVELATAPQFDKIIKNYDLDTAKEEAYQLVKEFINRD, encoded by the coding sequence ATGAAAAAAGGAAAATTAATAGTATTTTCAGCACCTTCAGGTTCAGGAAAAACAACCATCGTTAGACATTTATTAAGCAAAGAAGATTTAAATTTAGAATTCTCTATATCTGCAGCCTCACGTGAGCCACGTGGAGAGGAAGTTAATGGAACTGATTACTATTTCATTTCATTAGAACAATTTAAAAAGCATATTAAAGCCGAAGACTTCCTAGAATGGGAAGAAGTATACCGTGATAATTTTTACGGGACTTTAAAAAGCGAAATTGAACGTATTTGGGCCTTAGGAAAAAATGTTATTTTTGACATTGATGTTTCTGGTGGATTACGTATCAAACATAAATTCCCTGAACAAACTCTTGCTGTTTTTGTAAAACCTCCAAGTATTGATGAACTAAAAATAAGATTGAAAAAACGTTCTACGGAAAGTGAAGATAAAATCAATATGCGTATTGCAAAAGCATCTGTAGAATTAGCAACAGCTCCTCAATTTGACAAGATTATCAAAAATTACGATTTAGATACTGCCAAAGAAGAAGCATATCAACTGGTAAAGGAATTTATAAATAGAGATTAG